Genomic DNA from Halorussus rarus:
ACCTCGACGTCACCGACGCTGGCCGCGTTCACGACGAGCGAGTCGATGTCGATCTCCGAGAGCGTGGCGTTCTGGACCGAGGCGTTCGCGGTCTCGGGCGGCGTCTCGCCGCCGAACAGCTGTTCGGCGACGGTCTGGTTCCGGATGGTGACGTCGCGGAGCGTCACGTTCTGCAGCGTGGCGTTGACGACCGTCAGGTTCGACGCCGTGGCGGTGCCCAGCGAGTCGCCCTGGGTCGTCCCGGCCGCGGTCGTCTCCGCGCCGGTCAGGTCGCCGGCGCTCAGCGACGTCTCGTTGAGCACGACCTGCCCGACGGTGGCGTTGGTCAGCTGCAACTGCTGGATGGTCAGGTTATCGTAGGTCAGTTGGGTGTCCTCCTGGACGGCGACGTCGGCCGCGGCGGTCGCGGCGTCGGCACTGGCGTGTCCGTTCGGCGCCGCGGCGAGCGCCGAGGAGGCGCCGCCGAGCAGTACGAGCGTGGCTACGACTACTGCGCGCGTTCTCATGACGGCCGAGAGTTGCCCGACTGGACCAATAAACGGACGCGACCGTTCCGAGATTCCGTGCCCGATTACGACGATTAGGCCGCGATTATTCCCGTCCAGCAGGTGCGCTCCGACTCCTTTCCGACAGGCCCCTCCCTGGCGGGTGATGAACGGAGTTGAAGGGACTGAACTGAGGTTGCGAGCGGTCGTCTCACTGCTGCGAGCGGGCGGGGCCCGTCGCCACACCGACGAAAATGGACGCGAGAAGGCGGGACGCGAGGATGCCGGGCGCCAGCAAGTAGAGAACAGATTCCGTCGGCGGTCGACGGAGTTGCACGTCTCGCGACCGGCCGAGTCCGGACGCGACGGGGTCAGACCGCGGTCTCGTAGGCGTCGCGGAACGAGGCGGTCTTGTCCCGGATGTCGCCGGCGGCGTCCTCCAGGGTGTCGAGGGGGTCGGCGCCGCCCTCGGTCTTGATCGTGAGCACCGGTTCGGTCTGGCCGCCGGACTGCTCGGGGTTCACGTCGTACGTCGCGGCCGCGACGGTCTCCTGCTCGAGCAGGGTGCCCTTCAGCACGTTCATGAAGGTGTGGTCCTCGCCGGCGATCTCGATGGAGAGTTCGTCCTCGGACTTCTCGATGACCCGTAGTTCCATACCTCTCAGTTCTGGTTTCGTGCGTTTCAACATTACGGAACGGGGATTCGGCCGGCAGGCCGGGCGCGCGCGGCGAATCGCCGGCGCCGTCGTTCGGGTTGTATGTAGACTCACATGTAGACCCGTCCGAAGTGACCCCGAAGACCCGAAGTGCGTGACGGACGTTTCTGGGAACATGGGGGACGCCGAGGAGGCCGAGATGCCGCGGCAGGTGTACAGCGAGCTCGCGACGCTGCGTCAGATGGGGACCGACCTCTCGGACCCGCAGGAGGTCGTCGCGCGGCTCGACGCCTGCAACTTCCGGGCCGCGCTCGACTGGTTACTCGACAGCCCGGAGGCCTACGAACGGATAGTTCTGGACGAGACACACGACGCCGGGAGCCCCTGATTCCGGCGGGGACCGCCGATTGCGGCGGAGCGAGTTCTGCCACCCATTTATAACGCGCTGGCCAAAGACACGAGTATGGTCCAGTCGCCCGCGTGGTTGCCCGACCCAGTGCAGGTCGCCATCCCGCTCGCCGTGGTCGCGTCGCTCGCGCTGGCCCGGCGGCTCGACGGCCCCGACGCCCGGTGGGGCCGCCGGCTTCGGTCGCGGTTCCTGCTCGGGGTTCCGTGGGGCACGCTCGTCTCGGTTCTGGGCGTCCTGGCGGTGTACCTGTTCGTTCAACAGGGCTGGAACCACTGGCGCGGGCCGCTGACCGTCCCGTTCTCGTCGTGGTCGTACCTCTACCCGGTCGGGTGGCTGCTCGCGCCGTTCTCCCACACCGGGCCGGGCCACCTCGTCGGCAACCTGACCACGACCATCGCGGTGGCTCCGCTCGCGGAGTACTTCTTCGGACACTTCCCGACGCGACGCGGCGAGAACCCGTTCTTCTCGAAGACGTCGAACCCGTGGATCCGCGCGTTCGTCATCTTCCCGGCGGGCGTGGCGCTGGTCGGGCTGGGGACCAGCGTGTTCGCGTGGGGCCCCATCATCGGCTTCTCGGGCGTCGCGTTCGCGTTCGTCGGCTTCGCGCTGGTGCGGTACCCGCTGCTGACCGTGGTCGCGGTCGCGGCCCAGGGCGGTATCCGGACCGCCTACCGCGCGCTGCGCGACCCCGTGGTCGTGGGCGAGGCCTCCCGGAGTTTCGGGCCGCCGTGGTGGTCCGGCATCGCGGTCCAGGGCCACGTGCTGGGCCTGCTGCTCGGCGTGCTGCTCGGGGTCGCGGTGCTCTACCGCCGTCGGCGGCGGGTCGGGGCGCTCCGGCTCTGGACCGGCACGGTCGTCCTCGGGTTCTCGATGACCCTCTGGGCGCTCTGGTGGTACCGCGGCGAGAGCGCCTACGTCCTCTACCGGGGTCTCGGCGTTCTCTTCGTCGTTGCGCTGGCGGCCGTGACCACCGTCGCGGCGACCGCCGACCGCCGGCCGCTGTTCGGCGACGTCTCCCGCCAGCAGGTCGGCCTGCTCGCGCTGCTGCTCCCGCTCGCGGTGATGGTCGGCGTGGCCATCCCGGTCAACCTCACCGCGGTCGACGACGGGAGCGCGCCCGGGCACGGTCCGAGCGTCGAGGTCCGGGGGTACAACGTCACCTACGCCGAGCACGTCCGGAACCAGAAGGTCTCGGCCATCGACGTCGAGATGTTCGGCGAGACCACCGACGTGACCACGAGCGGCGTCATCGTGGTCAACGACGACCGCGAAATCTGGACCCAGGCGGTTCCGAAGGGCCGGCTGGCGTTCGCCGGTCGGACCGGGGTCAAGGTCGGCGGCGTCGGCTGGTCGGAGGTCGTCCGGGTCCGGCGGGCGGGCTGGTCGGTCGACGGCGGCGGTACGGCCTATCAGGTCTGGCTCCGGGGCCCGGACGCCGAGTCGTGGACACACGCGTTCGCCTCGGAGACGGCGGTCGCCGCGCCGACGCTCGCCAACCGCACGGTCGCCATGGTCCCGAACGAGGGCGCGTTCGCGCTCCACGTCGCCCGGAACAACTCGACGGTCGCCTCCGCGCCGATTCCTCCGAAGGGCGAGTCGGTGACCCTCGACGGCATCCGGTTCGTGCGGAACGGGCCGCGGCTGTTCGCGACGTACGACGGGACCAGAATCCAGGTGGCGAGTCGCGAGACGTACAACTAGCCGGGAGTCGTGGCGCGTCGCCGCATCACATCTCCCGGTCTACTCGAGCGATATCATCCCTGATTCGGGTCCTGACTTGCCACAGCATTGCGGTACTCCCGAGAATGGTCAGGTCACGCCCCACCCCGTGATTATCGTCCCGAGCATCACGAGCAACAGTCCGGCGTCGCCGAACTGACCTGCCGCGAACCCGCCGAGCAGCGTCACCTGGAGGCCGACCCCGACGAAGCGTATCCGCGTCTCCCCGTCCATGCTCGCCGACACGAACGCGACGACGAAAGCCTTGCGCACCTACGCCCACCGGATGCGGAACACCTCGGCGTCGACGACCTCGCGCTCGCTGGTCTGGTGGGCGAACTGCCGGGGGAGTTCGAGTTCGGCCCGGAACGCGTGGGTCACCTCGCCGCCCTCGT
This window encodes:
- a CDS encoding DNA-directed RNA polymerase subunit L, with the protein product MELRVIEKSEDELSIEIAGEDHTFMNVLKGTLLEQETVAAATYDVNPEQSGGQTEPVLTIKTEGGADPLDTLEDAAGDIRDKTASFRDAYETAV
- a CDS encoding rhomboid-like intramembrane serine protease: MVQSPAWLPDPVQVAIPLAVVASLALARRLDGPDARWGRRLRSRFLLGVPWGTLVSVLGVLAVYLFVQQGWNHWRGPLTVPFSSWSYLYPVGWLLAPFSHTGPGHLVGNLTTTIAVAPLAEYFFGHFPTRRGENPFFSKTSNPWIRAFVIFPAGVALVGLGTSVFAWGPIIGFSGVAFAFVGFALVRYPLLTVVAVAAQGGIRTAYRALRDPVVVGEASRSFGPPWWSGIAVQGHVLGLLLGVLLGVAVLYRRRRRVGALRLWTGTVVLGFSMTLWALWWYRGESAYVLYRGLGVLFVVALAAVTTVAATADRRPLFGDVSRQQVGLLALLLPLAVMVGVAIPVNLTAVDDGSAPGHGPSVEVRGYNVTYAEHVRNQKVSAIDVEMFGETTDVTTSGVIVVNDDREIWTQAVPKGRLAFAGRTGVKVGGVGWSEVVRVRRAGWSVDGGGTAYQVWLRGPDAESWTHAFASETAVAAPTLANRTVAMVPNEGAFALHVARNNSTVASAPIPPKGESVTLDGIRFVRNGPRLFATYDGTRIQVASRETYN